One window of the Cryptococcus gattii WM276 chromosome E, complete sequence genome contains the following:
- a CDS encoding Hypothetical Protein (Similar to TIGR gene model, INSD accession AAW43663.1) translates to MAYNSNHPRPYTLDYSPNEELEEFDVRADFDVKGPRWSEIYGNIRSVWVCWEETKSHTYSQDTRKSLASREELVSVPVLGPEWKKTELHDLSRRGQSGIKAEKRKRAWLEWRRDQRGLCGVRWLTRKVVVGASFLFCVALAVTLYFVIPRAPSFEFYHDQPFTVNNDTISFNRTPTNFSFSGNLNLWGDASSSYFPVHFTHLEASLYDETTNKKIATGDWGNHIMQHKTQQAVVLPVTFAYSAINTSDTTWNDWYNACGHIWPGTVRPDLKLKLLLKMSIVGLTKKPLTSTLISGVTCPFELGADNA, encoded by the exons ATGGCCTATAACTCAAATCATCCTCGTCCGTACACTCTAGACTATAGTCCTAATGAAGAGCTCGAAGAGTTTGACGTCAGGGCAGATTTTGATGTCAAAGGGCCTAGGTGGAGTGAGATATATGGCAACA TACGATCGGTCTGGGTGTGTTGGGAGGAGACAAAAA GTCATACTTATTCCCAAGACACTAGGAAATCCCTTGCCTCAAGAGAAGAGCTTGTCTCTGTACCTGTGTTAGGACCTGA atggaagaagactGAACTACATGACCTTTCAAGAAGGGGCCAGTCTGGAATCAAGGcagagaagaggaagagagcTTGGTTAGAGTGGAGGAGAGATCAACGAGGATTGTGTGGAGTTCGATGGTTGACGAGGAAAGTAGTCGTAGGAGCTTCTTTCTTGTTTTGTGTCGC TCTTGCTGTAACGCTCTATTTTGTCATTCCAAGAGCCCCAAGCTTCGAGTTTTATCATGATCAACCGTTCACAGTCAACAACGACACAATCTCCTTCAATCGAACGCCAACCAACTTTTCGTTTTCCGGGAACCTCAATCTCTGGG GCGATGCATCCTCGTCTTATTTCCCAGTCCATTTCACCCACCTCGAAGCTTCTTTGTACGACGAAACAACAAACAAGAAGATTGCCACAGGTGATTGGGGAAATCACATCATGCAGCACAAAACGCAGCAAGCCGTTGTGTTACCTGTGACATTTGCATATAGTGCTATCAACACTTCTGATACGACCT GGAACGATTGGTATAATGCCTGTGGCCATATATGGCCAGGCACGGTCAGACCTGATCTCAAGCTCAAGCTTTTGCTGAAGATGTCAATCGTGGGGCTGACCAAAAAGCCGCTGACATCAACATTGATCAGTGGTGTTACCTGCCCCTTCGAATTGGGTGCCGACAACGCATAA
- a CDS encoding Cell division control protein 16, putative (Similar to TIGR gene model, INSD accession AAW43665.1), translating into MFTPPNPPSGNPPPLSYSPFPSSSRHHRLQRNIPSNLSNSFSYTPADSNLDLSVDSDNFSFAYPTRRPRPSNLSIFSSGALDNAAEQGNRGISQVSPRAKPSPVGSKRSAATARPLHLTADSRHGRSANGRAEYQNGRPKSRMNETIGLDEEEGQDEERNWNMVDSMRLWRHDAIMQHLYETAAFWGDKILSWTADPNDAFWLAQTHFLTGHYLRAEKLLTEPLVPPPKCFLSPRDGSDAPDKGKRRLQDDDDVMNGLEYGEDEVLGRKLIDESLACRYLAAQCLVHQEKYVEALELVGESNPFRTLDHPTQGPDEPSQDGGIKLHSSLCLLRGLLHLRLSSFTLAKESLMEALMLDVKNYDAYRELIEGGMMSEKEEWEFITNLAYRKQLSEDDANFVKLMYMTKLKKDTHACEVAAAREALTTQFALGENCDVLVGLADELYAKYKWEECYTVTSKILSRIPGHPSALPLHLACMHHIHRLRSSLFMLAHELVEQDPQAATTWYAVGLWYFSGKRWAEARRYFSKANLIDSRFSPAWIAFAHSFAYEGEHDHAITAYSTSARLFQGSHLPLLFIGMEHLQLSASNLAEEYFLAAKAINDSDPLLLNELGVVHYNKEDYAAAASYFRKALRASFDMQGVKSIWAVTYCNLGHAYRIMGEYNRSEHNYRQTIRLDPTNPTAYSSLALLYHLRGDIRLSIQIYHQALSLSPQDPLSTVLLEMALKEQMETLDPTTLPGLPGQLGGRDMDPFKVPKGNPSFGPVPVEMDPTTLGEAGGESVVLPPGSVPLPLPTAPATTSAGSLPTTRLSGDDGEDRSYVQGAEDGDEYEEGDGSTMDIEDD; encoded by the exons ATGTTCACCCCCCCAAATCCGCCGTCCGGGAATCCCCCACCACTCTCCTACTCGCCCTTCCCCAGCTCCTCCCGCCACCACCGCCTGCAGCGCAACATCCCTTCCAACCTCTCAAACTCCTTCTCCTATACTCCAGCAGACTCGAACTTGGATCTCTCTGTGGACTCGGACAACTTCTCCTTCGCCTATCCCACAAGAAGACCGAGACCATCAAACTTGAGCATATTTTCGTCTGGCGCGCTTGATAATGCTGCTGAGCAAGGCAACCGCGGTATCTCACAAGTCTCTCCACGGGCCAAACCTAGTCCCGTAGGGTCTAAAAGATCCGCTGCAACTGCTCGTCCACTTCATCTCACAGCTGACTCCAGACACGGACGAAGTGCAAATGGTAGAGCAGAATACCAAAATGGGCGGCCAAAATCGAGGATGAATGAGACGATAGGTTtggacgaggaggagggaCAGGATGAGGAAAGGAATTGGAATATGGTGGATTCAATGAGGCTGTGGAGACATGATGCGATTATGCAGCATCTGTATGAGACCGCAGCATTCTGGGGAGACAAGATCCTCAGCTGGACAG CCGATCCAAACGACGCCTTTTGGCTGGCCCAAACACACTTTCTCACAGGACACTACCTTCGAGCGGAGAAACTGCTCACGGAACCCCTCGTTCCTCCTCCAAAATGTTTCTTGTCCCCAAGGGATGGATCTGATGCCCCAGACAAGGGCAAGAGACGATTGCaagacgatgatgatgtgATGAATGGTTTGGAGTACGGTGAAGATGAGGTCTTGGGCAGGAAGTTGATTGATGAAAGTCTCGCTTGCCGGTATCTGGCTGCCCAGTGCTTG GTACACCAAGAGAAATACGTCGAGGCGCTTGAGCTGGTGGGCGAATCAAATCCCTTCCGTACTCTGGATCATCCCACCCAAGGACCGGACGAACCGTCGCAAGACGGAGGTATCAAACTTCATTCTTCGTTGTGTCTCTTACGCGGTCTGCTTCATCTCCGCTTGTCGTCCTTCACACTAGCCAAAGAGTCGTTGATGGAAGCGTTGATGTTGGATGTGAAGAATTATGATGCATATAGAGAATTGATAGAGGGCGGAATGATGTCCGAAAAAGAGG AGTGGGAGTTCATAACCAACCTGGCATACCGAAAACAATTGTCCGAAGACGACGCCAATTTTGTAAAACTCATGTACATGACCAAACTCAAAAAGGACACACACGCGTGCGAGGTGGCGGCCGCCCGGGAAGCCCTTACCACCCAGTTCGCCCTCGGCGAAAACTGCGATGTCCTCGTAGGGCTCGCAGACGAACTTTACGCCAAATACAAATGGGAAGAATGCTACACTGTCACGAGCAAAATCCTCTCTCGCATTCCTGGCCACCCCAGTGCACTCCCTCTTCATCTCGCGTGCATGCACCATATCCATCGGCTAAGGTCCTCCTTATTCATGCTGGCGCACGAGTTGGTGGAACAAGATCCACAAGCGGCCACGACATGGTATGCTGTGGGGTTGTGGTACTTTTCCGGCAAAAGATGGGCTGAAGCAAGACGATATTTCAG TAAAGCAAATTTGATAGATTCACGCTTTTCACCTGCTTGGATCGCTTTTGCGCACTCATTTGCGTATGAAGGAGAGCACGATCATGCCATAACAGCTTACTCAACTTCTGCTCGTCTATTCCAGGG ATCTCATTTACCACTGTTATTCATTGGGATGGAACATCTTCAATTGAGCGCGTCAAATTTAGCGGAAGAATACTTTTTAGCTGCAAAGGCTATCAATGACTCTGATCCCTTATTACTTAATGAGCTTGGTGTGGTACATTACAACAAGGAAGA CTATGCTGCTGCCGCAAGCTACTTCAGGAAAGCCTTGCGGGCGTCATTTGATATGCAGGGTGTGAAGAGTATATGGGCTGTGACATATTGTAACCTCGGGCACGCTTATCGAATCATGGG TGAATATAATAGGTCTGAGCACAACTATCGTCAGACTATCCGATTAGACCCTACCAACCCCACAGCCTACTCTTCCCTCGCCCTCCTTTATCACCTTCGTGGCGACATTCGCCTCTCTATTCAGATCTACCATCAGGCCTTGTCCCTCTCTCCTCAAGACCCTCTTTCCACTGTCTTATTGGAAATGGCTTTGAAAGAACAAATGGAAACACTTGATCCGACAACACTCCCTGGTTTACCCGGACAGttgggaggaagagataTGGATCCGTTCAAGGTACCAAAGGGGAATCCAAGCTTTGGGCCCGTACCTGTTGAGATGGATCCAACCACATTAGGGGAGGCTGGAGGAGAGAGTGTAGTACTGCCTCCTGGGTCGGTACCGTTGCCATTACCGACGGCGCCTGCGACAACATCAGCGGGGTCATTACCTACCACCCGGCTTTctggagatgatggagaggaTAGATCTTATGTGCAAGGCGCAGAGGATGGGGACGAGTATGAAGAAGGGGATGGGTCAACGATGGACATTGAGGACGATTAA
- a CDS encoding general transcriptional repressor, putative (Similar to TIGR gene model, INSD accession AAW43667.1) has protein sequence MQPPAIYNHHRLPPAGTPSQPSVLAQPSTARLNELFDLIRQEYESLGTDGNIWKQQRDEYEAKVQSQINELGMIRQSLYELEANHAKIRQEYETEIARLRRELESRGGPSSSAPSGTAAALNNPSPPSELPRPGEDRPSFGMALPGPTLNGLDAGRSRSPYPNPTAGPPILRPPSSADRDRERRVTRPPQFNAPPSPPVHLSDLDPDNVSRELRKEGSDWQAMWSSQMRKQLDVTLVHTLEHETVVCCVKFSNDGKYLATGCNRTAQIYDVKTGARVSILQDELANRTGDLYIRSICFSPDGKFLATGAEDRQIRIWDLKQRRICHLLQGHMQEIYSLDFSRDGRFLVSGSGDKSARIWDVEKGTCVFNLQIEDFIHNEHGPIDAGITSVALSPDGKLVAAGSLDTMVRVWNVSTGQQVERLKGHKDSVYSVAFSPDGKCLVSGSLDRTLRIWDLTGTKREVESLPPGKEAQKNLGTCQSTLNGHKDYVLSVAISPDGQWVVSGSKDRSIQFWHISTGQAQLMLQGHKNSVISIDLARSGGYLASGSGDCMARIWKYEPIPGRD, from the exons ATGCAGCCACCAGCAATATACAAC CATCACCGTCTCCCACCAGCAGGCACGCCATCACAACCCAGCGTCCTCGCGCAACCATCCACTGCAAGATTAAATGAGCTATTCGATCTCATCAGACAAGAGTACGAGTCTCTGGGAACGGATGGCAATATTTGGAAACAGCAAAGGGACGAGTACGAGGCGAAGG TGCAATCACAAATTAATGAGCTGGGAATGATCAGGCAATCGCTTTACGAACTCGAGGCTAATCATGCCAAGATTCGTCAAGA GTACGAAACGGAAATCGCAAGATTGAGACGTGAACTTGAGAGTCGTGGAGGACCTAGTTCTTCAGCGCCTTCTGGAACAGCGGCTGCCCTTAACAATCCTTCTCCACCCTCAGAATTGCCTCGGCCTGGTGAAGACAGGCCGTCTTTCGGTATGGCCTTGCCCGGCCCTACTCTCAATGGCTTAGATGCCGGTCGAT CCCGCTCACCATACCCTAACCCCACCGCTGGCCCTCCCATCCTCCGTCCCCCTTCCTCAGCAGACCGTGACCGTGAAAGGCGCGTCACACGTCCACCTCAATTCAACGCCCCTCCTTCCCCACCCGTTCATTTATCCGATCTTGATCCCGATAATGTATCGAGAGAACTGAGAAAAGAGGGCTCGGATTGGCAGGCAATGTGGAGTAGTCAGATGAGAAAGCAGCTGGATGTGACTTTGGTGCATACGCTTGAACATGAGAC TGTGGTCTGCTGTGTCAAGTTCTCGAACGATGGAAAATACCTTGCGACAGGATGTAACAGGACGGCGCAGATCTACGATGTCAAAACTGGCGCACGAGTCTC GATCCTCCAAGATGAATTGGCCAATCGCACTGGCGACCTGTATATCCGAAGTATATGTTTCTCTCCTGATGGCAAATTTCTCGCCACCGGTGCTGAAGACCGACAGATTCGA ATTTGGGACCTTAAGCAACGACGCATCTGCCACCTTCTCCAAGGGCACATGCAAGAAATCTACTCCCTCGATTTCTCCCGTGATGGTCGATTCCTTGTTTCTGGTTCTGGTGACAAGTCTGCTAGGATCTGGGATGTCGAAAAGGGCACTTGTGTGTTCAACTTGCAGATTGAAGACTTTATCCACAATGAGCATGGGCCAATTGATGCGGGTATTACTTCTGTTGCTT TGTCTCCCGATGGGAAACTTGTCGCTGCAGGATCTTTGGACACGATGGTCCGGGTGTGGAATGTCTCTACAGGTCAGCAGGTTGAGCGACTGAAGGGTCACAAGGATTCAGTCTACAG TGTTGCATTCTCTCCGGATGGAAAATGTCTTGTTTCTGGTTCTTTGGATAGGACTTTGAGAATTTGGGACTTGACTGGTACAAAGCGAGAGGTGGAGTCTCTTCCTCCAGGAAAGGAGGCGCAGAAGAATTTGGGTACTTGTCAATCGACTCTCAACGGACATAAG GACTACGTTCTCTCCGTCGCCATCTCACCTGATGGCCAGTGGGTCGTCTCCGGTTCGAAAGACCGTTCCATTCAATTCTGGCACATCTCCACCGGTCAAGCCCAATTGATGCTCCAAGGCCACAAGAACTCTGTCATCTCTATCGATCTCGCGAGGAGCGGAGGGTATCTTGCGAGTGGAAGTGGTGACTGCATGGCGAGGATCTGGAAGTACGAGCCCATTCCTGGGAGAGATTAA
- a CDS encoding Hypothetical Protein (Similar to TIGR gene model, INSD accession AAW43661.1) has product MKQLGALNPRLLANDLESDELCLEGASNCEGIARYLAGHLNERTDILEQEEAEGFFQGLGQVWTSLATSFDPSAKDMSRYASEDSRIQLALGLAKMERNLVAGLLPFQSEAFKHEPEIRRLIFNITTFVRIEDCRFFAIHAIATQLLSNVLAPVNSSVAATRHADAALRIYMSGNREDDIIIRLFDSRDPKTNHATLHLLNNLTRNSLPRLEMLLTPTGIKWLARLLGRMDEWLDKEDNCFDLTASIFTSIISFSLHPRLFQLLSEPSEPITPSQTVLLKILDSTLSSLPASSPSPPVENYPNSFLHPLFNNLIQPSLPSLTQKADDPRLPKYLEGLVLVSEALGTIGLRVQERIDKATAPGADREDVELQMQGGEEQLVKVIKEPQSGIVRPLIDMLRALNDYFPRTNPRNPSPPTNTTAVPPELKPFSDLKRDLVRLLGVLTFSDSRVGDQVRECEGVQLVLSLTEIDEGNPFLREHALFCVRNLMLNNPANQAIIKEMDPIGVLSETGELLPVPEKMKKKSIEATIAEEK; this is encoded by the exons ATGAAACAACTTGGAGCTCTAAACCCTCGGTTACTGGCCAATGATTTAGAGAGCGACGAACTTTGCCTTGAAGGTGCAAGCAACTGCGAGGGCATTGCCCGCTATCTTGCTGGGCATCTCAATGAGCG TACCGATATTCTTGAGCAGGAAGAAGCGGAAGGATTTTTTCAAGGGTTAGGCCAAGTTTGGACGTCTTTAGCCACTTCTTTTGATCCCAGTGCCAAAGATATGAGTCGGTATGCGTCAGAGGATTCGAGGATACAATTGGCATTGGGTTTGGcaaagatggaaaggaaCTTGGTTGCAGGgcttcttcccttccaaTCCGAAGCTTT TAAGCATGAACCAGAGATCAGAAGGCTTATTTTTAACATTACTACATTTGTCCGCATTGAAGATTGTAGAT TCTTTGCCATCCATGCTATAGCCACGCAATTGCTTTCCAACGTCCTTGCCCCTGTGAACTCGAGTGTAGCAGCGACAAGACACGCAGATGCAGCATTAAGAATATATATGTCTGGCAACAGAGAAGACGATATTATAAT ACGATTATTTGATTCTCGAGATCCAAAGACCAACCATGCCACACTTCATTTGCTGAACAATCTCACACGCAATAGCTTGCCTAGGCT TGAGATGCTTTTGACACCGACAGGTATAAAATGGCTCGCACGGCTGCTCGGTAGGATGGATGAATGGCTGGATAAAGAGGACAACTGCTTTGACCTGAC TGCATCCATATTCACATCAATAATTTCCTTTTCACTCCACCCACGCCTTTTCCAATTATTATCGGAACCTTCAGAACCTATAACACCCTCCCAAACAGTGCTCCTCAAAATTCTCGATTCAACactctcctctctcccGGCGTCTTCCCCCTCCCCACCTGTCGAAAACTACCCCAACAGTTTCCTTCATCCATTGTTCAACAACCTCATACAaccttctctcccttctctGACGCAGAAGGCGGATGATCCGAGATTACCAAAGTACCTCGAAGGTTTAGTACTTGTTTCTGAAGCTTTAGGGACGATAGGGTTAAGGGTGCAAGAGAGGATTGATAAAGCGACTGCCCCGGGCGCAGACCGGGAAGATGTGGAGCTGCAGATGCAAGGCGGTGAGGAACAGCTGGTAAAGGTAATCAAAGAACCTCAGTCGGGCATAGTCCGTCCTCTGATAG ATATGCTGAGGGCCCTCAATGACTATTTCCCGCGCACCAACCCACGCAACCCATCACCCCCTACGAATACTACTGCCGTCCCCCCAGAACTTAAACCCTTTTCCGACTTGAAACGTGATCTTGTTCGCCTACTGGGTGTACTCACGTTCAGTGATAGTCGAGTTGGGGACCAGGTCCGGGAATGTGAGGGAGTGCAGCTGGTTTTGAGCCTGACTGAGATTGATGAGGGTAACCCTT TCTTGAGAGAACATGCTCTTTTTTGTGTTAGGAATCTCATGCTCAACAACCCTGCTAATCAAGCCATAATCAAAGAAATGGACCCAATCGGTGTTCTGTCAGAGACGGGAGAGCTTTTACCTGTCCCAGAaaaaatgaagaagaaaagcATTGAGGCGACTATAGCAGAGGAGAAGTAG